TTTCAGGTGATTGGGCCGTTCTTTCAACGTATAACACCGAAGAAGCAACAACAAACTTAGAAATTAACGCATCACAAGCTGACCGTGATTACGTCGTTTTATTCAACTGGAGAAACCTTGAAGAGAGAGTTGCTAATGGTGAATATGAAATGCATAACGGAGAAAAGATGATTTTCCCAGAAAACTTAGATAGTGATATTTACTTAGTACCAGCAGCAAAATCTCCACACGGAATTGATGTCACTCCTGATGGAAGACACTTTATTACATCTGGTAAATTAGCTCCAGCGATGACGGTTTTCTCATTCGAAAAAGCATTCGAAGCAATTGAAAACGAAGACTTTTCTAGTGAACGTAATGGTATTCCAGTATTAAGTTATGAGTCTGTTATGGAAAGAGAAGTTGACCCACCAGGAGCATTAGGGCCGCTTCATACTCAATTTGACGATCGTGGACATGGTTATACGACAATGTTCATTTCTTCAGAAGTTGTGAAATGGGAGATTGAGACAGGTGAGGTCATTGATCGTCACGATGTTTGGTATTCTCCTGGTCACTTAGTTACTGCTCACGGGGATACAGTTAATCCGCATGGAAACTATTTAGTCTCATTAAATAAGTTTGCCCTTGACAATTATCTTTCTGTAGGGCCATCTCACCCTGAATCGATGGATTTATTTGACATTACTGGGGATGAGATGAGACATCTATCATCAACACCTGTTAACTTAGAGCCACACTATGCGCAAATGGTTCATCGAGATGTGATTAACCCTTTCCATGTATACGAGAGGGATGAAAATAATCCAAACGCCGTTTACGATCAAGCAGATACACGAATTGAGCGAGACGGTGACAATGTAACAATTTATGGAATTACGATGCGTTCGAAGTTTATCTTTGACGCAGAAGCTAAGCGACCTGATGTCATTGAAGTAAATGAAGGAGATACAGTTACCCTTCATTTAACGAATACTGACTTTGACCAAGATATTACGCATGGCTTTGGGATCATGGATTACGACCTAAACTTTGAACAAATGCCTGGTCAAACGAAGACATTAGAATTTGTTGCCGATAAACCGGGAGTGTTCCCAGTTTACTGTACGAACTTCTGTTCAGCATTACACCAAGAAATGACAGGTTACTTAATTGTAAATCCAAAAGAGTAATAAATAGGCAGGAGGGGAAGTAGTCTCCCTTTCCTGCTTGTATTTTAGGAGATGAATGTCATGTCCAAAGAAATATCAAATAAGTCAATGGTGAGTTTATTTGTCGCTGCAGGATTATTGGTTATTTCCATTTTTTTGCCTTGGTGGGGGATGCGTTTTTTCGCACCACAATATCCTAATGGGCTAAACATTATCGTTTATCCATATAAGCTTGAAGGTGAAATTGATATTGTAAATAGTTTGAATCATTACATCGGCATGGCGCGTTTTAGTGAAGAAAACTTCCCGGAATTACAATTTATGCCTTGGGTCATTGGAGGGTTCGCTTTACTCATTGTTATCGTGGCACTGTTAAGGAAGATGTCACTACTTTATGGTTTAATCGGTTTGTTTATCATTGGAGGAATTCTCGGCTTATATGACCTCAGACGTTGGTTAGTCACTTTTGGAACAGAGCTTGATCCAAGAGCACCGATTACGATTGATCCGTTTGTTCCACCAATCATAGGTGAAAATACGATTGCGAACTTTGTTACTCATAGTTATTTTTCTTTTGGCTCATACTTACTCGCAGTTGCTTTTCTACTACTCTTATTTCCGTTATGGAAGGAGCGTAGAAAATGAAGTGGATACTGACTTTCGGAGCTTTTTTGTTTATTTTTTTATTTCCGCATCAAGTAGGAGCTGAGGGAGATTTACAGCAATTGATTAATGAGGTAGGAGTAAATGACGTACTTCAGCTTGAGGACCGAACATATGAAGGGAACATTGCCATTGATAAACCAATAACAATTAAAGGCTCCGAAGGGACTGTTATTCGCGGGAATGAGACCGGAAACGTCATTATGATCAATGCTGATCATGTGAATCTTGAACAGCTCCAAATAGAAAACAGCAGTTTTAGCCGTAATGATGAAGAAGAATATTCCGGAGTAAAAGTATATTCTAATGACAATGTGATGAAAAACCTTACAATCATCGACGCTTATCATGGCATTTATTTAAGTCAGTCTCATAGAAATACGATCGAAAACGTGACAATCTATGGACAAAAAGATCAAGATTCAGTAGGAGCTCAAGGAAACGGGATTCAAGTTTATTATTCACACGAAAACATACTAAAAGGAAACCGAATCGAATCGACACGTGACGGAATTTATTTCGAGTATGCTGATGAAAACCAAATCTATGAAAATGCTATCCGGCACACTCGTTACGGGCTTCATTATATGTATTCAAATAAAAATATTTTTAAGCAAAATATTTTTACATTTAATATTGGTGGCGCTGCCGTCATGCATTCGAGTGAGAACGTATTTTTAGAAAATACTTTTTCGATGAATCAAAGCTCTCGTTCTTTCGGTTTCTTACTACAAACAAGTAGTGACAATCTCATCGAAGGTAACCATTTCTTGCAAAACAAACGAGGTTTACTCATAGAGCATTCACAAAATAACCTTATTCTTAACAATGAATTTTCGCAAAATGATATCGGGATCGAACTGTGGGCAAGTGCACGCGATCAAGTGTTTTCCGAAAACAGCTTTCACAAAAATAAGCTTCCTGTTATTCGCGCAGGCGGACATTCCGAAAATGAGTGGAGTAAAGGGGGCCGGGGCAATAATTGGGGAAGTGACTTTCCATTATTAGATTTATATCAAACTGGGGTTGGCGACTTCGCAGTCACTTATGACTCTTCATTGCACGAGCTCGTTGAAGAAAATGAATTTGTCTATTTATTTATGCACAGCCCAAGTATTGTTATCTATGAAAAATTAAATCAATGGACAAATAATCAAGAAACGATGTTTCAAGACGATTTTCCATTGCAACAAAATAGAAGAGGAATTTCGTTTGTACCAATTTCAATCGCCTTTTTATTAGTAAGTGGAATGATTTTTGTTCGTCAGAAAAGGAGGGTGGCATAAATGTACATTTGGAAAGAATGGATGGAACAAATAAGAGGAAAAGGGTTATGGCTTAGTATGGGGATGGTCATCGTTATGTCGTTATTTATCTTTATAGAAACGATGAACACTCCGATCCAATACAGCTTTCAAGCATTATTAATCTCTTTACATGAAATGCATGTATATTTGTTGCCGCTTCTTTGTTTATTCGTTGCATCATTTACGATTATGCAAGAAAAAGAATTAAAGACTTTAATGATGATCGTGACAAAGAAAGAGTCGTATCGCACTTTCTTGTTAAAGAAGAGCATTGCGATAAATAGTATCGTTCTTACGTTATTTCTAGGTTGGTATATAATCCTTGCTGTTCCCATGAGAATGTTTCTTGGGTTTGATGTAGGGGCATTTTTAGCATTTTTACTAACAGTTACGGCATTTATTCTTATTTTTAATCAGATTGGTTTGTTCATCGGAACGATTTGTACAAATCGTATGCAAGTCGTAGGAGCGACTGTGTTTGTTTGGTTTTCATTTGTGTTTTTATTCGATTTAATTTTACTTTACCAACTACCTATGGTTACACACGGTAACGTATTTTATTTTTCACTACTTTTCTTTTTACAACCATTAAATGCTCTTAGACTTTACTTAGAAACATCTGTAGGTGTCTTTTCTTTAGAATACATGTCTTACTTAATGGACCAGTTAATTTGGCTTTCCCCCACAACATTTTTATGGCTAAACGTAACGATATTTTTAGTTGTATTTTACGGGGTGGCTGTTTGGTCAAAAAGAAAGGGGCTTCGCTATGATTAATATTCAAAGTTTATCTCAAAGTTATGGGAAGAAGCAGGTGCTAAAAGATGTAAGCTTAAATATTGTCAAAAAAGAACGGTGTGCCCTCGTTGGCCGTAATGGGTCTGGGAAATCAACGTTAATTCATACGATGCTAGGGATTCTTCCTTTTAAAAATGGAACAATTACACTTAATGGACATCCGGTGAAAAAGAATAAATGGAAGAAGGATGTTGCTTATCTTCCAGAAAAGTTTCACCTTTATCCACATTTAACGGCGAAAGAAAACCTTCACTTTTTTGCATCACTTCAAGATAAAAGGGCAAATGAGCAAAAGATTGAAAGCGTGTTACAGCAAGTGAACTTGCTAGAAGTTAAGGATGAGAAGGTTAATCGTTTTTCAAAAGGGATGCTGCAACGTTTAGGGTTGGCGTTAATGCTTTATTATGACGCAAAACTACTTATATTAGACGAACCGACGAGCGGGTTAGACCCGATTGGACGAGCAGAGATTTTGGAAGTCTTGCAATCACTAGATGATAAAACCATCTTTTTATCTTCACACCATATAGATGAGATACAGCAAGTTTGTACTCATGTTGCCTATCTTGAAGATGGGAAAATGACGAAATATACGGTGGAAGAATTTATGAAAGTCATGAAGGTGGGAGGGGGAAACAACAATGAAAGTGAAAATCAAGATGCTAGCAACGTTACTTCTTTTAACAAGCATGTTCGTTATAGTCGCATGTAGTGGAGACGAAGAATGGTCAATGGAAATGTCTGATGTAAACAAAGATCGTAATGGTCATGTTCATATGACTTTGAAAATACTAGATGGAGAAGAACCAGTTGAAGGTTTGAATGTAAGTGCACTTTTAGAGATGAGCCGTATGGATCATGGGCATATTGACGTCCAATTTGCCGATGGAGGAAATGGAATATATGCAGGTTCCGTAGAATTACCGATGTCAGGGGAATGGATCGCCGAAGTAACTTTAGAGCAAGGTGATAAAAAGAAAAGCGAGACAATAATATTTGAAGTAGGTGAAGAACATGAATAAAAATAGTTTAATAAAGCGCGTCATACCATTTTTCCTGTTAGTAATGATCTTTTTATTAGCAGCGTGTAGTGAGGAAGAAGTAACAGAAACAGTGAATGACCCAGACCAAGACAGTGAAGTAGAAACGAGTGGGGTGCTTGCTACAGTCGATGACACAGAAATCACGAGTGACACGGTCGAGTTTCAGCAATTATTAGGCTTACTACATTTAGAAATGGTTCGAGCTGAAGGAGCAGCTTCAATGGATGAAGAAACGTTAGATTATATGAAAGAATTTTGGGATCAACAAGAGGAGCAAGTGAGAAACATCAATCATACATTAACTAGCATGATTCGTACATTAGCGATGGAAAAATTAGCAGAAGAGAAAGGTCACACTGTTTCGGCAGAAGAAATTTTAGCGCAATACGAGCAATTTACGGAGCAATATAAACATTTTCCAGAGACGCAAAGCTTAATTGAGGAGTACGGTACAGAACGCTTTTCTCATAATCTAGAAGGTTATACGAAAAGCTGGTTAATGGCTCGAAAGGTATATGAAGATGTTTATTACGATGTAGAAAATGACAATCCTAATATGGAAGAAGACGAACTTCAATATTTAGCTTCTGAACAGTATGAGGAATTACTCGTTTCACAAATGGAGACAGTCCAAGTTAATATTCACTCTTTAGAAGGTTATCATTAATATGGTGTGATGATAAAAGAGCTTCAATGATAAGCTCTTTTATTTTTTTTGACTAATTCTAAATTGTTGCAGGATTTTATAGAAGAATAGCTAAATAATAATGAGTGAACATTCAATCATTTTGTCGAATGAAAGGTGGAAAAATTGTGACTGTAAAAGAAATGTTTGATCAACTAGTAAGCAAAATTAAGGAAGACCCTTCTCATATCCAAGGTTTAAATATCGTTTATCAATTTAATATATCTGGTGATGATGAGGGGATTTATCAGTTAAAGCTTGAAGATGGGACAGTGGAGTACCTAGAGGGTGAAACGCTAGAAGCCAAGACGACACTTGAACTAAGTGATAAAAACTTTTTAAAACTTGCAGAAGGTAACTTAAATCCAACAACCGCTTATATGACAGGGAAGCTAAAAGTAAGAGGGGATTTATCTCAAGCATTAAAATTAAATTCTCTTTTAAAAGAATATCAATCATAATAAATGATTACGCATGCAAAAAGTCTGTTCCAACAAAGTGTTTAACACTTTAGGAGCAGACTTTTGCATGTGTGTGCAATTTTTATTGTATATGTCCAAAATTTATGTGAATTTTTGAACATAGTACGAATGATGAAACAAATTGATTTTACGCTTTTTGTAATTCTTTCTTTACATACTTATCATCGACTTTTCTTTCGATTTGAGAGATTGCTTTCTCATCTCGAAGTAATTGTTGTTTATTTTCATTTACAAGTTCGTTAAAACTTTTTGATAGTCTTTTTCTCATTTCAATCAACCCTTTAATCGTAATTTTCTTTCAATTCAATTATATTACTTTTTACTATCTGTACATGTGAAACCTGTTACAACTTTATGAACTCTTTCGAATCATTTTTTTACAATATACTCATATATTGGATAAGGATATAGGTATATGAAAGTTGGGAGGGGTGAAATGTTTTATTATGGAGGTTTTAGTGGGCTAAGCGGACCTTGGGAATATAACAATCCAAATAACACAATTGTGCTTAGATTAATAATACACCTTCTTCAAAGAGAAAGTACAGATGAATTACTGTTAGATTATTTAAAGGTACTTAGTAATGATAAGAGAGCAGAGTACCTTTTCCATGATATCCTAACAGATGATAGAAACCATTATGATGCGTTAAAAAAAAGTTATGTTCAAATAGCTAGACAGGTGCCGAAAATTACCCCAGGAGAAATAGAGATCCCGAACAACTTAGATGAAGGGTTATTTTATATAATGTCTCGAAAGAAAGGAACGATTAAACTTTATTCTCAGTTGAAAAATCAAATCAACCCAATGTATATAAACGAGATCGATTCATTTATTGTAGATGAACTCACACATATGCATTTTATAAATTATTTACTTAATAGAGAATCAATTTCATAACTCAAATATGATGCGAAATTCCGAATCATGAGTGTGAACTTCACTACAGACGGACGCTTTCCCGAGGGCTTGTCATCGGCTAACTTAGGCTCGACAACTATTCGCCTAAGTGGATCTTCAGACTGAGCTGATCCTCTGGGAGTCGCCGTCTTTTGTTACGTTCACATCTAAACAAAACTTGGCTTATCGTTAATGAACTTCGGCTAAAGTCGATCACGTCCTGTGATCAACACCGAAGCCACCACCTCCTGTGGAAGTAAGCCTTAGTTGCCACAAGCATAACTCCATTGAATAAACTACGAGTTGCGACGAGTAACCGCAGGAGCACCGAGCGCTACTTCCCCGAATTACTAGGACCTGCGACGAGTAACCGCAGGAGCACACAGCCCTACAACCCCGAGCTACTTCGACCTGCGACGAGTAACCGCAGGAGCACACAGCCCTACAACCCCGAGCTACTTCGACCTGCGACGAGTAACCGCAGGAGCAGTTACTTTAATCCTTTATCAAAGTTAAAAATTCTTGAAGTATAAAGAAAACTCGCCGATTGGCGAGCCTTTAAGGCGAAGACAAAGGCGCCGTTGTAACGCACAGGACGTGCTAACACCGGCGTTCCGACAGGATGTCGGAACGCCGGTGAACATAACTATACACATAAAAATTTTCACTACGCCGAAATTGCTTCTTAGCTAAAATTTTATACATTCGAATTAATTTCATAACTCAAAATATGATGCCAAATTCCGAATGATGAGCGTGAACTTCACTTCAGAAGGACGCTTTCCCGAGGGCTTGTCTTCAGCTAACTTAGGCTCGATTACTCTTCGCCTAAGTGTATC
The Bacillus shivajii DNA segment above includes these coding regions:
- the nosZ gene encoding Sec-dependent nitrous-oxide reductase encodes the protein MQKLISGAGGIIAGLIVAFVFFGGATFGEAEEQMSAENRSNAEMVYVPHGEHDEYYLLNSGGHSGQLFVYGVPSMRHIRTIPVFTPDPATGYGFDKESKEMLGGYTWGDLHHPALSETDGDYDGNFLFATDVANNRIAAIDLADFHTTDIMKVPNIGGPHCAAFVTENTEYLFLPTRFSLPFDDPNASLDDFSEEYRGVMSAVTFDQEAKEFDIAYQVALPPWSYDKAASGKKISGDWAVLSTYNTEEATTNLEINASQADRDYVVLFNWRNLEERVANGEYEMHNGEKMIFPENLDSDIYLVPAAKSPHGIDVTPDGRHFITSGKLAPAMTVFSFEKAFEAIENEDFSSERNGIPVLSYESVMEREVDPPGALGPLHTQFDDRGHGYTTMFISSEVVKWEIETGEVIDRHDVWYSPGHLVTAHGDTVNPHGNYLVSLNKFALDNYLSVGPSHPESMDLFDITGDEMRHLSSTPVNLEPHYAQMVHRDVINPFHVYERDENNPNAVYDQADTRIERDGDNVTIYGITMRSKFIFDAEAKRPDVIEVNEGDTVTLHLTNTDFDQDITHGFGIMDYDLNFEQMPGQTKTLEFVADKPGVFPVYCTNFCSALHQEMTGYLIVNPKE
- the nosD gene encoding nitrous oxide reductase family maturation protein NosD, with translation MKWILTFGAFLFIFLFPHQVGAEGDLQQLINEVGVNDVLQLEDRTYEGNIAIDKPITIKGSEGTVIRGNETGNVIMINADHVNLEQLQIENSSFSRNDEEEYSGVKVYSNDNVMKNLTIIDAYHGIYLSQSHRNTIENVTIYGQKDQDSVGAQGNGIQVYYSHENILKGNRIESTRDGIYFEYADENQIYENAIRHTRYGLHYMYSNKNIFKQNIFTFNIGGAAVMHSSENVFLENTFSMNQSSRSFGFLLQTSSDNLIEGNHFLQNKRGLLIEHSQNNLILNNEFSQNDIGIELWASARDQVFSENSFHKNKLPVIRAGGHSENEWSKGGRGNNWGSDFPLLDLYQTGVGDFAVTYDSSLHELVEENEFVYLFMHSPSIVIYEKLNQWTNNQETMFQDDFPLQQNRRGISFVPISIAFLLVSGMIFVRQKRRVA
- a CDS encoding ABC transporter permease, which encodes MYIWKEWMEQIRGKGLWLSMGMVIVMSLFIFIETMNTPIQYSFQALLISLHEMHVYLLPLLCLFVASFTIMQEKELKTLMMIVTKKESYRTFLLKKSIAINSIVLTLFLGWYIILAVPMRMFLGFDVGAFLAFLLTVTAFILIFNQIGLFIGTICTNRMQVVGATVFVWFSFVFLFDLILLYQLPMVTHGNVFYFSLLFFLQPLNALRLYLETSVGVFSLEYMSYLMDQLIWLSPTTFLWLNVTIFLVVFYGVAVWSKRKGLRYD
- a CDS encoding ABC transporter ATP-binding protein — its product is MINIQSLSQSYGKKQVLKDVSLNIVKKERCALVGRNGSGKSTLIHTMLGILPFKNGTITLNGHPVKKNKWKKDVAYLPEKFHLYPHLTAKENLHFFASLQDKRANEQKIESVLQQVNLLEVKDEKVNRFSKGMLQRLGLALMLYYDAKLLILDEPTSGLDPIGRAEILEVLQSLDDKTIFLSSHHIDEIQQVCTHVAYLEDGKMTKYTVEEFMKVMKVGGGNNNESENQDASNVTSFNKHVRYSRM
- a CDS encoding FixH family protein, with amino-acid sequence MKVKIKMLATLLLLTSMFVIVACSGDEEWSMEMSDVNKDRNGHVHMTLKILDGEEPVEGLNVSALLEMSRMDHGHIDVQFADGGNGIYAGSVELPMSGEWIAEVTLEQGDKKKSETIIFEVGEEHE
- a CDS encoding SurA N-terminal domain-containing protein yields the protein MNKNSLIKRVIPFFLLVMIFLLAACSEEEVTETVNDPDQDSEVETSGVLATVDDTEITSDTVEFQQLLGLLHLEMVRAEGAASMDEETLDYMKEFWDQQEEQVRNINHTLTSMIRTLAMEKLAEEKGHTVSAEEILAQYEQFTEQYKHFPETQSLIEEYGTERFSHNLEGYTKSWLMARKVYEDVYYDVENDNPNMEEDELQYLASEQYEELLVSQMETVQVNIHSLEGYH
- a CDS encoding SCP2 sterol-binding domain-containing protein, which codes for MTVKEMFDQLVSKIKEDPSHIQGLNIVYQFNISGDDEGIYQLKLEDGTVEYLEGETLEAKTTLELSDKNFLKLAEGNLNPTTAYMTGKLKVRGDLSQALKLNSLLKEYQS
- a CDS encoding FbpB family small basic protein, with product MRKRLSKSFNELVNENKQQLLRDEKAISQIERKVDDKYVKKELQKA